A segment of the Bordetella flabilis genome:
GCGCCGGCAGCCCGAACTTGCCGTAGATCAGCACCCAGTTGAACAAGGCCTTGAACAGCACCGCCGCCAGGTTGATTCCCATGACCAGCTTGGGCCGCGATACTGCCGTGCCGAGCGAGTAGATGGTGCGGAACACCAGCGAAGCGGGCAGGGCGATGGTCAAGGCCTGCAGATAGCTGGCGACCCGGGCGCGCACATCCGGCGCCACATTGCCCGACATGGATAACCACAGGTCGGGAAACAGCATGAGCGCGCCGCCTACAACGGACAGCGCGATGGCCAGCCACACGCCCTGGCCCCACATTGATCCCACCGCAGAGTGGCGGCCAGCGCCGTAATGCTGCGCCAGGATGGGAATCAACGCGTGTATGACCCCCATCAGCCCGACGAACACGGTGATGTACACGGACGCGGACAGCGCCATGGCCGCCAGGTCGTCCGGACTGGCGTGGCCGGTCATGGCGGTGTCCAGCACGCCGAAGGCGATGCCGGCCCATTGGCTGATGAGCACCGGCCAGGCCTGGCGGACAATGGCACGCAGGGCGGCGCGGAAAGGCGCCGCCGTCGATAGTGCGATTGTCATCGTGGCCCCGCGGGCACTCGCAGCAGGCGGAATACCTCGGTGCGGTCGGAAAGGCGTCCGCCCTGCCACAGGACGTCCGCGCCATCGCTATACGCCGCCGTGCCGTCGCGCAGACTGCTGCGCGTGGTCTGCTGCAGGATCAGCGTGCAACGGTTGTCGTAGGGGAAGCTCAGGTTGTCGAAGACCAGGAAAGAGGCGCGCTGCCCGTTACCCAGCCCCAGGCCGCGTACGCATTCACCCGGGCGCACATTGCGCGCCAGCGCGGCGGCCAGTTCGCCCGATACCTGGCGATAGCTGCGGGCATAGTCGACCGGCGGCTGCCACAGCAGTACCAGCAGTATCCACGTGGCGGCCAGGCCCGCTGCCGACATGACCGTACCGCGCCACAGCGCGGTGGGACGCACGCGCAGGCGCCAGACCACCAGCACGACCCATCCCGCGCTGACCAGCAGGGCCAGGATCACCGCGATCCACCCGATCTCCGGGACATAGCCCGTGGTCTGGCGCTGGATGTTGTGCGCGATCTTCGCGGGGAATCCGAAATTCAGCGCGACCCAGCCCAGCCACACGGTAGCGGCCGTCAACGAAAAGCACATCACCGCGAACCAGTCCAGCGTATTGACCACGGCACGGCGCAGCGTGGGCAGCGAAAAGGCCGCCAGGCAGGCGCAGGGCAGCGCCAGCAGGATGAATTCCGCTTCCGAAGGTTCGTCGGTGAAGACGAGCAGCAGGAGAGGGCAGGCCAGGATGGCCAGCGGCAACCAGACGTGCGGCGCATAGCGCCATGCGCGCCAGCGCCACAGCGCCACCAGCGCCAGCGGCCAGGTCGGCCACAGATACCAGGGCAGGTCGCGCAAGGTACGCAGCAGGTCTCCCAGCTCCGGCCAGGCATAGTTGTCCAGGTTCCATAGCTTCCAGTTGCGTACCCAGTATTCGCTGGTGTACGTCGCCGGTATCCACCACGCCAGCATGATGGCCGCGCACAGCACGGCAGACAGCGCCAGCCAGCGCCGCTGCACCCACAGGCCGCTCCTGGGATGGAAGGCCAGCACGCTGCCGAGCATGATGGGCAAGGCGCCCACCCAGCCGCGCGTCAGGAATGCCGCCGCCAGGGCCAGGCCCAGGCAGATGGCGCCCACGCGCGGGCGGTCCAGCATGCGCGCCAGCGAATAGAAGGCGAAGGACTGCGCGGCCATGATGGCCGGGATCTCCGAAGTCTCATGCACGCGCTGCAGGATGCCGACGGTGGCCAACAGCAGCAGCAGCGCGGCGTCCGCCAGCATGCGGCCGTAGTCCCGCACGGTAGGTTCGCCGCCGAAGGGCAGGGCCAGCGGCTGGGCTTCCGGGCGCCTGCCCAGCAGGTAGGTGCCATACCACAGGCAGGAAGTGGTCGCGGCGAACCAGAGCAGGTTCGGCAAGCGGCCCGCGGAGATTTCTCCGATGAGAGGCCCGAACAGCCATATCGACGCCGCGCCCACCCAGGTGATCAGCGGACCTTCCTCGGCATGCGCCAGGTGTCCGACCTGGGGTAGCAGCCATGTGTGGCCGCCGTCGCGCAACGCGGTAAACATGGTGGCCAGCCCGACCACGTCGTCCGTTTTCCACGGATCGCGCATGAACAGCCCGAATACGATGTACGCAAGGGCAAGCCCCAGCAACGCGAGACGGGGCAGCTTGACGGTGGCTGGAGCAGTCAGCCGCGCGGGAGTGGTGCGGGATATAGGGGACACGAGACGTACTGTACCGGATTGGCGGGCGGGCGGCGCTGAACGAAAAAAGCAGCCCGTAGGCTGCTTTTTTCTACGCTTGCGTACGGTCGTAGATCAAGCCGACTTGGCCGCGCCGGTGGTGCGCGCGAAGCGGGCGCGGAATTTTTCCACGCGGCCGGTTTCGACGATGCGGGTTTGCGCGCCGGTGTAGAAGGGGTGCGACTGGGACGTCACGTCGCACTTGAACAGCGGGTAGGTCTTGCCGTCCAGGTCGATGGTTTCACGCGTGTTGACGGTGGAACCGATCAGGAATTTGTCGCCCGTCTGGACGTCCATGAATACCACTTCGCGGTATTCGGGGTGGGTATTCTGCTTCATGGCTTTTCCTAGAAATGCGGGTCGCCAGCCGATCATCAGTGCTCGATCGCGCCACGTATCCAAAAAGTAACTCGGCATTCTAGCGCAGCCGATGCGCGGTTGGCAAGGGCCGCCTCCCCTTACAGTTGCCCGCGTTCCGACATGGAAATCGCCTCGCCCCCGGCTACGATCAGGTGGTCCAGCAGCCTGACATCGACGAGGGCCAGGGCCTGCCGCAGGTGCCGGGTGAGCCGCTGGTCGGCTTCGCTGGGCTGCGCCTGGCCCGAAGGATGGTTGTGCGCCAGGATGAGCGCCGCCGCATGGTGGCGCAGCGCGTCACGCACGACCTCGCGCGGATAGACCGAGGCTTGCGACAAGGTGCCGCGCGCGACCTCCCCGGTGGCGATCAGGCGCAGGCGGCTGTCCAGGAACAAGGCGACGCAGTGCTCGATCTCGCGGTGGCCGAGCAGCGCCAGGCAATACTGCTTGACGCTAGCGGGGTGGTCCAGTGCGCATTCCCGCGCCAGTTCCTCCCGCATGGCGCGCCGCGCCAGTTCCAGGACGCTGAGCAGCTGGCAAACCTTGGCCATGCCCAGGCCGGGGACGCTCGACAGGGCAGGAGGCTCGGCCGACAGGAGGCCCCGCAAGCC
Coding sequences within it:
- a CDS encoding ArnT family glycosyltransferase — its product is MSPISRTTPARLTAPATVKLPRLALLGLALAYIVFGLFMRDPWKTDDVVGLATMFTALRDGGHTWLLPQVGHLAHAEEGPLITWVGAASIWLFGPLIGEISAGRLPNLLWFAATTSCLWYGTYLLGRRPEAQPLALPFGGEPTVRDYGRMLADAALLLLLATVGILQRVHETSEIPAIMAAQSFAFYSLARMLDRPRVGAICLGLALAAAFLTRGWVGALPIMLGSVLAFHPRSGLWVQRRWLALSAVLCAAIMLAWWIPATYTSEYWVRNWKLWNLDNYAWPELGDLLRTLRDLPWYLWPTWPLALVALWRWRAWRYAPHVWLPLAILACPLLLLVFTDEPSEAEFILLALPCACLAAFSLPTLRRAVVNTLDWFAVMCFSLTAATVWLGWVALNFGFPAKIAHNIQRQTTGYVPEIGWIAVILALLVSAGWVVLVVWRLRVRPTALWRGTVMSAAGLAATWILLVLLWQPPVDYARSYRQVSGELAAALARNVRPGECVRGLGLGNGQRASFLVFDNLSFPYDNRCTLILQQTTRSSLRDGTAAYSDGADVLWQGGRLSDRTEVFRLLRVPAGPR
- a CDS encoding type B 50S ribosomal protein L31, with product MKQNTHPEYREVVFMDVQTGDKFLIGSTVNTRETIDLDGKTYPLFKCDVTSQSHPFYTGAQTRIVETGRVEKFRARFARTTGAAKSA
- the radC gene encoding RadC family protein, whose product is MFPPLSPLAADERPRERLLRHGPAVLTDAELLAIVLRTGTPGRPVVALAGEVLSRFGGLRGLLSAEPPALSSVPGLGMAKVCQLLSVLELARRAMREELARECALDHPASVKQYCLALLGHREIEHCVALFLDSRLRLIATGEVARGTLSQASVYPREVVRDALRHHAAALILAHNHPSGQAQPSEADQRLTRHLRQALALVDVRLLDHLIVAGGEAISMSERGQL